Part of the Nitrosopumilus piranensis genome is shown below.
AGTACTGATGTGAAAAACTTTCATCTAATAATGCCTGATTATTTTAAATCTTTAGATATAATTAAACAAAACAATAATGAGAAAATTGTTTATGAGAAAATTTCATTTCTAGGAATTCCTATGAAAATTAAAACTAGACATGTTATTAAACATCCAAACATCCATGAAGTTCATATCTTCTCAGGCCCAACAAAAGGAACTAGATTTATAGAATCCTATGTTAAATCTGGTAATGGCACAATTGTTACTATTGATGTTCATTTGAACTTTAATGGGATTTTAAAATTATTTTCGTTTCTCAAAAGTTTTGTTGCAAAAAAAATGAGTCAGACCATGGATGACTTTATCATATCTGCTGAAAAATTTCATTTATCTGGTACAATTCAAAGTTAGCACTATTTTGTAATTTTATCCCTAGATAAATACCAAAAGCCAATAATTTGATCATGAAGAGCAGTGTTATTGTTATCGGTGCTGGTGTTGGAGGTTTGACAACCGGTGCTTTGCTTGCCAAAGAAGGTTATTCAGTACATATTCTTGAGAAATCATCAAAATTAGGTGGTAGAACTGCTTCTTTAGTATACAAAAATCACATCCTGGATAATGGTTTTCACATCATGCCTTTTTACAAAAAATCTGCAATTTTTAGCGTTTTGAAAAAAATTGGAATTGACTCTAGACTAAAACTTGCCACTGTCAATAACATTGCTTTTCATTCTGATTCTGGCTTTCACAAATATCCTAAGGGTATGCTAGATTTACTCCAACTATCTTTAATTCCGCTAAAAAGTAGAATTCGTTTATTGAAGTTATTATTACCTATGGCATTTACTTCAATTGAAAAAACTGAAGAATGGGATGAAAAGTCTTTAACCGATATTACTGAAAAACTTGATTCTGATACCAAAGCATTTTTTGAGGCAGTCTGTATGTTAGCATTTGCTGATACTGCTGATCACATTTCGTTAGGTGAATTCGCAAGAACAATAATTCGAGCGAATCCATTCAAAGGCGGAACTAGTGAATTTGCTTACCCCGATGAAGGTGGGTATGATTCTATTTCTCAAGTTTTAGGTGATTATATTTTGGAGCAAAACGGAATAATTGAAACAAATCAATCTGTCAAAAAAGTTGTCATTGAAAATTCCAAAGCCATTGGTGTAATTACAGGTAATGAAAAATTTTATCCTGCTGATTGTGTTGTCATTTCGTATCCTGCCTATATGGCTTTAAATCAATTATTTGATGATGGTGTAATTGATAGGAAGTTTATTGAAAAAATTAATCGCCTAGATAAAAAAACTGCTGTCGTTGAAGTTCATTTTGCATTAAATTCAAAAATTGATAATAAGCAAGTTGTATTTCCTGTAGGTAACCACTATACAACTAAAGGGATATTTTTTATTTCAAATATTACTCCAACTGTATCTCCCCACGGGGAACATTTGATTATTGCAGGAACTCCTGTAAATCCTTCTGTGGCAGATAACTCTGAAAAAATTAGAGATATTGTAAGTACTATGAAAAAAGAAATCTCTTCAATTTATCCTAATTTTACCTCTTCATTATTATGGGAGCGACCAATGGCTTGGAAATTAGTCGAATCTGTTGTAAAAGAACCTGGAATGGTCTGGAAATCCAAAATGCCCCATCAAATACCTGACATAGAAGGGCTATTTTTTGTGGGTGACTCAACAATTAGTTATGGAATTGGGACTGATTCTGCAGCACACAGCTCAATTCTATGTTATCCAAAAATTGAATCATTTCTTAAGACTTAAACTATATTTTTCTTAGAATTTTTGGGACTTGTTCAAGGCCACAATCTGGAATTACTTCTCCTGCAAATTTAGGAATTTTTTCGCCTCTAAGTGCGTACCCTCCAATCAAAACTGGTATGTTTATGTGATCCTTAATTTTTTTAACAAGTCTTTGACCTGCTGAAAGATTATCTTCAAGTGTAATTGATATCATAACTATGTCTGGTTTATTATTGTCAATAAAGTTAAGAATTGATTCAGTTGGCATTGATACTCCCATATTGTAAATTTTAAATCCCTTAATTGATAGATAGGTCTCTAGAACATCACAACCAAGGTGATGCTCTTCCCCTTGTGGTATGCAAATGAGAATTTTTTTCTTATTGGCTGAACCCGTAATTTTATCCATGATAATTTTTACTAATGTCTGTGCAACATTGCTTGCTACGTGTTCTGTGGCTATACTGATTTTTCCAGTTGCCCACTCATCTCCAATTCTGTACATTGTAGGTTTTAAAATTTTATCAAAAAAATCTGGTGCATTAAAAATTTTAGTGTACTCATCATATGTTTTTACAGAGTCATGAATATTTCCCTCTGTTAATTTTTTGTATAATTGTTGTTTTGATTTTTTTGTGGCGTCTTCTCTTTTTTTGACATCTTTTGGATTGTATGATGCTAATACTGATAATACCTTTGGATCATTTCTATAATCTACTGGAATGTCGTCTTTCACTACATCTGATGCCTTTCCAAGATACTTTACAATTTCTTGTTTTGAAGTACTTTTTTTAGAATCCCATACGCTTTTTACCAGATACAAATATTGATCTGATTTTACTTTCTTGGCTCTGATGTAAACCATACTTTGTGTCTAATGTTTGGATATATAACTAATGGTAATTATAATTGCTAGTGGTAATTTACAATTTCCCACCCTTAGGTTTTTGCATGCACATACATGATGTTACCACTAGTAGTGTAGTTAACACTAGTTTAAATAATTTAGATCTATGAGAAAATTGTGACATCTAATAAAAACACAAAGATG
Proteins encoded:
- a CDS encoding SRPBCC family protein; this translates as MSQEQIFAISTDVKNFHLIMPDYFKSLDIIKQNNNEKIVYEKISFLGIPMKIKTRHVIKHPNIHEVHIFSGPTKGTRFIESYVKSGNGTIVTIDVHLNFNGILKLFSFLKSFVAKKMSQTMDDFIISAEKFHLSGTIQS
- a CDS encoding phytoene desaturase family protein, with protein sequence MKSSVIVIGAGVGGLTTGALLAKEGYSVHILEKSSKLGGRTASLVYKNHILDNGFHIMPFYKKSAIFSVLKKIGIDSRLKLATVNNIAFHSDSGFHKYPKGMLDLLQLSLIPLKSRIRLLKLLLPMAFTSIEKTEEWDEKSLTDITEKLDSDTKAFFEAVCMLAFADTADHISLGEFARTIIRANPFKGGTSEFAYPDEGGYDSISQVLGDYILEQNGIIETNQSVKKVVIENSKAIGVITGNEKFYPADCVVISYPAYMALNQLFDDGVIDRKFIEKINRLDKKTAVVEVHFALNSKIDNKQVVFPVGNHYTTKGIFFISNITPTVSPHGEHLIIAGTPVNPSVADNSEKIRDIVSTMKKEISSIYPNFTSSLLWERPMAWKLVESVVKEPGMVWKSKMPHQIPDIEGLFFVGDSTISYGIGTDSAAHSSILCYPKIESFLKT
- a CDS encoding cobalamin B12-binding domain-containing protein, with translation MVYIRAKKVKSDQYLYLVKSVWDSKKSTSKQEIVKYLGKASDVVKDDIPVDYRNDPKVLSVLASYNPKDVKKREDATKKSKQQLYKKLTEGNIHDSVKTYDEYTKIFNAPDFFDKILKPTMYRIGDEWATGKISIATEHVASNVAQTLVKIIMDKITGSANKKKILICIPQGEEHHLGCDVLETYLSIKGFKIYNMGVSMPTESILNFIDNNKPDIVMISITLEDNLSAGQRLVKKIKDHINIPVLIGGYALRGEKIPKFAGEVIPDCGLEQVPKILRKI